The following are from one region of the Magallana gigas chromosome 6, xbMagGiga1.1, whole genome shotgun sequence genome:
- the LOC105345141 gene encoding IQ domain-containing protein H isoform X6 produces MTEFEARPEEVGQILLKVQDDIRVLREQIANNKGGTISIQDLESALVKTEEGLQAKTEQVINQYNNQVRTLPNQEASRFDNNVVAIETTWDMRNQKSADPRKISAHILGRERMRQPQASRNNALLPKRQSVQMPGPTPGQQTKHMLTLRAVLDPQSNMNRQTLNANFGIQLPLINSKQTSKPAYSKPIIGSTIEPLAVLPKANRVDAQLAPPPITEEDARKGIMSLIERGLIPPAAQLTLDPSPVRNRIAPLHEPQVRHRPPQTEAVSLLSGVKLDPATMKHDASKMPAVPPHPKSASSSITETRTPSAKTRVTSSSLRQVKTPATLKTYEMPIQPLPPPTTPASGDFKQLSHRFAIQNGRTRDSSSEFIAFKQHYCLTWGSIVTMIKHIEKMLTSYAVPVAFVNGDRLADLAMEFELERPPTVDDLLTVIINREDVEALIGRPGRRFKGPRGKDLAATRIQSSWRMFKDRSEYLEYRRRKWASGVIAISWIMHVKMSKVKVKLKVSREEHLENFRRRARKLAMSWDRIKQHRRTVIHIPSLGLSQDIRDSINEFGIRQNTQMARLCDIRDPNVDVIFVSPVPLSEETLQYYSKLLGLKSAVESGVVEDQCDMGEKYKIIVPEAIKSFPAHRMCLSTLLKYSPRTLKRIKHLIKGCDAYIVTGVPHKDDLSVADYLDVPILSPEPEVAHLYSTKSGCKRVFASAGVEVPPSEFDVYSIGQLHECLAQLVTENLTVKRWLFKLDDCYDGRGIGYCDIAEHLECYQWALKESRRYGEKWNKKWAQEAAYIKIHAEIADVLAKYARPVHEELYEDWSKFLDAFLSQGGVIEATPPSDSITSLTVDMLIEPTGRANVLCMGDQIHAETPFSCWGVSMPQSSVEPDVLNAACKKVAEACKSRGIIGYLSVDFVTFIDSKTNDQKLWALDLSLHYSDSLAMFQLMSYVSNGKLDLSTHTFNVPPPPQVQKKRRRRLAGQDDEPPPNTSRYAVMSTRLLHTNLAVVHYSVFFQMCRAHGIGYDIKEKQGTVFTLLDSFNREHLGMLTIGDNLQGALATFARNMSVIHQEISAPNMQGETNFKLAITDIESILGTTVENAEDTEAE; encoded by the exons ATGACTGAATTCGAAGCAAGACCAGAGGAGGTTGGACAAATCCTCCTGAAG GTTCAAGATGACATTCGGGTTTTAAGAGAACAAATTGCCAACAACAAAGGGGGAACGATCAGTATTCAGGACCTCGAGTCGGCTCTGGTCAAAACAGAGGAGGGACTACAG GCCAAAACAGAACAGGTGATAAATCAGTACAATAACCAGGTGAGAACTCTACCAAACCAGGAGGCCAGCAGATTCGACAACAATGTGGTTGCCATCGAGACAACATGGGATATGCGGAATCAGAAGAGCGCGGACCCCCGCAAGATATCAGCCCACATCTTGGGAAG AGAGAGGATGCGACAGCCCCAAGCTTCTCGCAACAATGCTCTGCTCCCCAAACGACAGAGTGTTCAAATGCCAGGGCCTACCCCTGGCCAGCAAACCAAGCACATGCTGACCTTGAGAGCTGTACTTGACCCCCAAAGTAACATGAACCGGCAAACTCTGAATGCAAACTTTGGAATCCAGCTTCCTTTGATTAACTCTAAGCAGACCTCCAAGCCCGCCTACAGCAAACCCATCATAGGCAGTACTATAGAACCTCTGGCTGTCCTACCAAAGGCCAACAGAGTGGATGCTCAG CTGGCTCCACCCCCAATCACAGAGGAGGATGCCAGGAAGGGGATAATGAGTTTGATAGAGAGGGGGCTGATCCCCCCAGCCGCTCAGCTGACCCTGGACCCCTCCCCGGTCAGGAACAGGATTGCCCCCCTACACGAGCCTCAAGTCAGACACAGACCCCCACAAACAG AGGCAGTTTCCCTGCTCTCTGGAGTCAAGCTTGACCCAGCCACCATGAAGCATGATGCCTCCAAGATGCCTGCTGTACCCCCTCACCCCAAATCTGCCTCCAGCAGTATCACCGAGACCAGGACACCCTCCGCAAAGACACGGGTCACCTCGTCGTCCTTGCGCCAAGTCAAAACCCCAGCCACGCTAAAAACCTACGAAATGCCAATACAGCCACTG CCACCACCCACCACCCCTGCCAGCGGAGACTTTAAGCAGCTGTCCCACCGCTTTGCCATTCAGAACGGTCGTACCAGGGACAGCTCCTCCGAGTTCATTGCCTTCAAGCAGCACTACTGTCTCACCTGGGGAAG CATAGTTACTATGATCAAACACATAGAGAAGATGCTGACCAGCTATGCTGTTCCTGTCGCCTTTGTCAATGGAGACAG ATTAGCAGACCTGGCCATGGAGTTTGAGTTGGAGAGGCCCCCTACAGTAGATGACCTGTTGACCGTTATCATTAACAGGGAAGATGTTGAGGCCCTGATAGGCAGACCA GGCCGCAGATTTAAAGGTCCACGTGGAAAGGACTTAGCTGCCACAAGAATCCAGTCCTCCTGGAGAATGTTCAAGGATCGGTCAGAGTATCTGGAGTATAGGAGAAGGAAGTGGGCCTCTGGTGTCATAGCAATATCCTGGATTATGCATGTCAAgatgtcaaaggtcaaggtcaaactaAAAGTGTCAAGAGAGGAGCATCTAGAAAACTTTAGAAGAAGAGCACGA AAACTTGCCATGTCTTGGGACCGAATCAAACAGCATCGTAGAACAGTTATACACATTCCATCATTAGGCCTGTCACAAGACATCAGGGATAGTATCAACGAGTTTGGAATCAGACAGAACACCCAGATGGCTCGCCTCTGTGACATAAGAG ATCCCAATGTGGACGTGATCTTTGTGTCGCCGGTCCCCCTGAGTGAGGAGACCCTGCAGTATTATTCCAAACTTCTAGGTCTGAAGTCTGCTGTGGAGTCAGGGGTGGTAGAGGACCAGTGTGACATGGGGGAGAAATACAAGATCATTGTCCCCGAGGCCATCAAGAGCTTCCCG GCCCACAGAATGTGTCTGTCTACTCTCCTGAAGTACAGCCCCCGGACTTTGAAGCGTATCAAGCACCTGATCAAGGGCTGTGATGCTTACATAGTGACGGGGGTCCCCCACAAGGATGATCTGTCCGTGGCGGATTACCTGGACGTCCCCATCCTGTCCCCAGAGCCTGAGGTAGCTCACCTGTACTCCACCAAGTCTGGCTGTAAGAGGGTGTTTGCCAGTGCTGGAGTGGAGGTTCCACCGAGTGAGTTTGATGTTTACAGTATTGGACAG CTCCATGAGTGTCTGGCTCAGCTGGTAACAGAGAACTTGACTGTGAAGCGGTGGCTGTTCAAACTGGACGATTGTTATGACGGAAGAGGAATAGGATACTGTGACATTGCGGAGCACCTGGAGTGTTACCAGTGGGCACTGAAAGAATCCAGGAGATACGGAGAGAAATGGAACAAAAAGTGGGCTCAG GAAGCAGCCTACATCAAGATCCATGCAGAAATTGCTGATGTCCTGGCAAAATATGCAAGACCAGTACATGAAGAGCTGTATGAAGACTGGTCCAAGTTCTTGGATGCATTTTTAAGTCAAG GCGGTGTCATTGAAGCCACACCTCCTTCAGACAGTATCACCTCACTGACGGTAGACATGCTGATAGAACCTACAGGTCGCGCCAATGTCCTATGTATGGGTGACCAGATTCACGCAGAGACCCCCTTCTCCTGCTGGGGGGTGTCCATGCCTCAGTCCTCAGTGGAACCTGACGTCCTCAATGCAGCCTGCAAAAAAGTGGCAGAGGCTTGCAAGTCCAGGGGCATTATTGGATATCTGTCCGTGGACTTTGTCACTTTTATTGATTCTAAGACA AATGATCAAAAGTTGTGGGCCTTGGATCTGAGTCTCCATTACAGTGACAGTTTAGCCATGTTCCAGCTGATGTCCTACGTCAGTAATGGCAAGCTGGACCTGAGCACCCACACCTTCAATGTTCCGCCACCACCACAAGTGCAGAAGAAGCGACGACGTAGGTTAGCTGGTCAGGACGATGAACCACCACCTAACACGAGTCGTTACGCAGTGATGAGCACGCGGCTACTTCACACCAATCTGGCGGTAGTACACTACAGCGTCTTCTTCCAGATGTGTAGAGCCCATGGTATTGGTTATGATATCAAG GAAAAACAAGGAACAGTATTTACCCTCCTAGATAGTTTCAACAGAGAGCATTTGGGCATGCT aACAATTGGGGACAATCTGCAAGGAGCCCTAGCAACATTTGCCAGAAACATGTCAGTTATACACCAAGAAATATCAGCACCAAACATGCAGGGAGAAACCAACTTCAAG CTTGCAATAACGGATATTGAGAGCATTCTGGGAACAACTGTAGAAAATGCTGAGGACACTGAGGCAGAGTAA
- the LOC105345141 gene encoding IQ domain-containing protein H isoform X5 — translation MTEFEARPEEVGQILLKVQDDIRVLREQIANNKGGTISIQDLESALVKTEEGLQAKTEQVINQYNNQVRTLPNQEASRFDNNVVAIETTWDMRNQKSADPRKISAHILGRERMRQPQASRNNALLPKRQSVQMPGPTPGQQTKHMLTLRAVLDPQSNMNRQTLNANFGIQLPLINSKQTSKPAYSKPIIGSTIEPLAVLPKANRVDAQLAPPPITEEDARKGIMSLIERGLIPPAAQLTLDPSPVRNRIAPLHEPQVRHRPPQTEAVSLLSGVKLDPATMKHDASKMPAVPPHPKSASSSITETRTPSAKTRVTSSSLRQVKTPATLKTYEMPIQPLEAYYGPKNREPPPTTPASGDFKQLSHRFAIQNGRTRDSSSEFIAFKQHYCLTWGSIVTMIKHIEKMLTSYAVPVAFVNGDRLADLAMEFELERPPTVDDLLTVIINREDVEALIGRPGRRFKGPRGKDLAATRIQSSWRMFKDRSEYLEYRRRKWASGVIAISWIMHVKMSKVKVKLKVSREEHLENFRRRARKLAMSWDRIKQHRRTVIHIPSLGLSQDIRDSINEFGIRQNTQMARLCDIRDPNVDVIFVSPVPLSEETLQYYSKLLGLKSAVESGVVEDQCDMGEKYKIIVPEAIKSFPAHRMCLSTLLKYSPRTLKRIKHLIKGCDAYIVTGVPHKDDLSVADYLDVPILSPEPEVAHLYSTKSGCKRVFASAGVEVPPSEFDVYSIGQLHECLAQLVTENLTVKRWLFKLDDCYDGRGIGYCDIAEHLECYQWALKESRRYGEKWNKKWAQEAAYIKIHAEIADVLAKYARPVHEELYEDWSKFLDAFLSQGGVIEATPPSDSITSLTVDMLIEPTGRANVLCMGDQIHAETPFSCWGVSMPQSSVEPDVLNAACKKVAEACKSRGIIGYLSVDFVTFIDSKTNDQKLWALDLSLHYSDSLAMFQLMSYVSNGKLDLSTHTFNVPPPPQVQKKRRRRLAGQDDEPPPNTSRYAVMSTRLLHTNLAVVHYSVFFQMCRAHGIGYDIKEKQGTVFTLLDSFNREHLGMLTIGDNLQGALATFARNMSVIHQEISAPNMQGETNFKLAITDIESILGTTVENAEDTEAE, via the exons ATGACTGAATTCGAAGCAAGACCAGAGGAGGTTGGACAAATCCTCCTGAAG GTTCAAGATGACATTCGGGTTTTAAGAGAACAAATTGCCAACAACAAAGGGGGAACGATCAGTATTCAGGACCTCGAGTCGGCTCTGGTCAAAACAGAGGAGGGACTACAG GCCAAAACAGAACAGGTGATAAATCAGTACAATAACCAGGTGAGAACTCTACCAAACCAGGAGGCCAGCAGATTCGACAACAATGTGGTTGCCATCGAGACAACATGGGATATGCGGAATCAGAAGAGCGCGGACCCCCGCAAGATATCAGCCCACATCTTGGGAAG AGAGAGGATGCGACAGCCCCAAGCTTCTCGCAACAATGCTCTGCTCCCCAAACGACAGAGTGTTCAAATGCCAGGGCCTACCCCTGGCCAGCAAACCAAGCACATGCTGACCTTGAGAGCTGTACTTGACCCCCAAAGTAACATGAACCGGCAAACTCTGAATGCAAACTTTGGAATCCAGCTTCCTTTGATTAACTCTAAGCAGACCTCCAAGCCCGCCTACAGCAAACCCATCATAGGCAGTACTATAGAACCTCTGGCTGTCCTACCAAAGGCCAACAGAGTGGATGCTCAG CTGGCTCCACCCCCAATCACAGAGGAGGATGCCAGGAAGGGGATAATGAGTTTGATAGAGAGGGGGCTGATCCCCCCAGCCGCTCAGCTGACCCTGGACCCCTCCCCGGTCAGGAACAGGATTGCCCCCCTACACGAGCCTCAAGTCAGACACAGACCCCCACAAACAG AGGCAGTTTCCCTGCTCTCTGGAGTCAAGCTTGACCCAGCCACCATGAAGCATGATGCCTCCAAGATGCCTGCTGTACCCCCTCACCCCAAATCTGCCTCCAGCAGTATCACCGAGACCAGGACACCCTCCGCAAAGACACGGGTCACCTCGTCGTCCTTGCGCCAAGTCAAAACCCCAGCCACGCTAAAAACCTACGAAATGCCAATACAGCCACTG gaGGCATATTATGGG CCTAAAAATCGTGAG CCACCACCCACCACCCCTGCCAGCGGAGACTTTAAGCAGCTGTCCCACCGCTTTGCCATTCAGAACGGTCGTACCAGGGACAGCTCCTCCGAGTTCATTGCCTTCAAGCAGCACTACTGTCTCACCTGGGGAAG CATAGTTACTATGATCAAACACATAGAGAAGATGCTGACCAGCTATGCTGTTCCTGTCGCCTTTGTCAATGGAGACAG ATTAGCAGACCTGGCCATGGAGTTTGAGTTGGAGAGGCCCCCTACAGTAGATGACCTGTTGACCGTTATCATTAACAGGGAAGATGTTGAGGCCCTGATAGGCAGACCA GGCCGCAGATTTAAAGGTCCACGTGGAAAGGACTTAGCTGCCACAAGAATCCAGTCCTCCTGGAGAATGTTCAAGGATCGGTCAGAGTATCTGGAGTATAGGAGAAGGAAGTGGGCCTCTGGTGTCATAGCAATATCCTGGATTATGCATGTCAAgatgtcaaaggtcaaggtcaaactaAAAGTGTCAAGAGAGGAGCATCTAGAAAACTTTAGAAGAAGAGCACGA AAACTTGCCATGTCTTGGGACCGAATCAAACAGCATCGTAGAACAGTTATACACATTCCATCATTAGGCCTGTCACAAGACATCAGGGATAGTATCAACGAGTTTGGAATCAGACAGAACACCCAGATGGCTCGCCTCTGTGACATAAGAG ATCCCAATGTGGACGTGATCTTTGTGTCGCCGGTCCCCCTGAGTGAGGAGACCCTGCAGTATTATTCCAAACTTCTAGGTCTGAAGTCTGCTGTGGAGTCAGGGGTGGTAGAGGACCAGTGTGACATGGGGGAGAAATACAAGATCATTGTCCCCGAGGCCATCAAGAGCTTCCCG GCCCACAGAATGTGTCTGTCTACTCTCCTGAAGTACAGCCCCCGGACTTTGAAGCGTATCAAGCACCTGATCAAGGGCTGTGATGCTTACATAGTGACGGGGGTCCCCCACAAGGATGATCTGTCCGTGGCGGATTACCTGGACGTCCCCATCCTGTCCCCAGAGCCTGAGGTAGCTCACCTGTACTCCACCAAGTCTGGCTGTAAGAGGGTGTTTGCCAGTGCTGGAGTGGAGGTTCCACCGAGTGAGTTTGATGTTTACAGTATTGGACAG CTCCATGAGTGTCTGGCTCAGCTGGTAACAGAGAACTTGACTGTGAAGCGGTGGCTGTTCAAACTGGACGATTGTTATGACGGAAGAGGAATAGGATACTGTGACATTGCGGAGCACCTGGAGTGTTACCAGTGGGCACTGAAAGAATCCAGGAGATACGGAGAGAAATGGAACAAAAAGTGGGCTCAG GAAGCAGCCTACATCAAGATCCATGCAGAAATTGCTGATGTCCTGGCAAAATATGCAAGACCAGTACATGAAGAGCTGTATGAAGACTGGTCCAAGTTCTTGGATGCATTTTTAAGTCAAG GCGGTGTCATTGAAGCCACACCTCCTTCAGACAGTATCACCTCACTGACGGTAGACATGCTGATAGAACCTACAGGTCGCGCCAATGTCCTATGTATGGGTGACCAGATTCACGCAGAGACCCCCTTCTCCTGCTGGGGGGTGTCCATGCCTCAGTCCTCAGTGGAACCTGACGTCCTCAATGCAGCCTGCAAAAAAGTGGCAGAGGCTTGCAAGTCCAGGGGCATTATTGGATATCTGTCCGTGGACTTTGTCACTTTTATTGATTCTAAGACA AATGATCAAAAGTTGTGGGCCTTGGATCTGAGTCTCCATTACAGTGACAGTTTAGCCATGTTCCAGCTGATGTCCTACGTCAGTAATGGCAAGCTGGACCTGAGCACCCACACCTTCAATGTTCCGCCACCACCACAAGTGCAGAAGAAGCGACGACGTAGGTTAGCTGGTCAGGACGATGAACCACCACCTAACACGAGTCGTTACGCAGTGATGAGCACGCGGCTACTTCACACCAATCTGGCGGTAGTACACTACAGCGTCTTCTTCCAGATGTGTAGAGCCCATGGTATTGGTTATGATATCAAG GAAAAACAAGGAACAGTATTTACCCTCCTAGATAGTTTCAACAGAGAGCATTTGGGCATGCT aACAATTGGGGACAATCTGCAAGGAGCCCTAGCAACATTTGCCAGAAACATGTCAGTTATACACCAAGAAATATCAGCACCAAACATGCAGGGAGAAACCAACTTCAAG CTTGCAATAACGGATATTGAGAGCATTCTGGGAACAACTGTAGAAAATGCTGAGGACACTGAGGCAGAGTAA
- the LOC105345141 gene encoding IQ domain-containing protein H isoform X4, translating into MGDLWGNSERPTLLPKLTDTYQDFSQREIKVFTQDYDNNSDRNGHVKMPVLLQGVQDDIRVLREQIANNKGGTISIQDLESALVKTEEGLQAKTEQVINQYNNQVRTLPNQEASRFDNNVVAIETTWDMRNQKSADPRKISAHILGRERMRQPQASRNNALLPKRQSVQMPGPTPGQQTKHMLTLRAVLDPQSNMNRQTLNANFGIQLPLINSKQTSKPAYSKPIIGSTIEPLAVLPKANRVDAQLAPPPITEEDARKGIMSLIERGLIPPAAQLTLDPSPVRNRIAPLHEPQVRHRPPQTEAVSLLSGVKLDPATMKHDASKMPAVPPHPKSASSSITETRTPSAKTRVTSSSLRQVKTPATLKTYEMPIQPLPPPTTPASGDFKQLSHRFAIQNGRTRDSSSEFIAFKQHYCLTWGSIVTMIKHIEKMLTSYAVPVAFVNGDRLADLAMEFELERPPTVDDLLTVIINREDVEALIGRPGRRFKGPRGKDLAATRIQSSWRMFKDRSEYLEYRRRKWASGVIAISWIMHVKMSKVKVKLKVSREEHLENFRRRARKLAMSWDRIKQHRRTVIHIPSLGLSQDIRDSINEFGIRQNTQMARLCDIRDPNVDVIFVSPVPLSEETLQYYSKLLGLKSAVESGVVEDQCDMGEKYKIIVPEAIKSFPAHRMCLSTLLKYSPRTLKRIKHLIKGCDAYIVTGVPHKDDLSVADYLDVPILSPEPEVAHLYSTKSGCKRVFASAGVEVPPSEFDVYSIGQLHECLAQLVTENLTVKRWLFKLDDCYDGRGIGYCDIAEHLECYQWALKESRRYGEKWNKKWAQEAAYIKIHAEIADVLAKYARPVHEELYEDWSKFLDAFLSQGGVIEATPPSDSITSLTVDMLIEPTGRANVLCMGDQIHAETPFSCWGVSMPQSSVEPDVLNAACKKVAEACKSRGIIGYLSVDFVTFIDSKTNDQKLWALDLSLHYSDSLAMFQLMSYVSNGKLDLSTHTFNVPPPPQVQKKRRRRLAGQDDEPPPNTSRYAVMSTRLLHTNLAVVHYSVFFQMCRAHGIGYDIKEKQGTVFTLLDSFNREHLGMLTIGDNLQGALATFARNMSVIHQEISAPNMQGETNFKLAITDIESILGTTVENAEDTEAE; encoded by the exons ATGGGTGACCTGTGGGGTAACTCCGAGAGACCTACGCTATTGCCGAAACTAACTGATACTTACCAAGACTTTTCTCAGAGGGAAATAAAAGTGTTCACACAGGATTATGATAATAATAGTGATAGAAATGGACATGTTAAAATGCCTGTATTGTTGCAAGGG GTTCAAGATGACATTCGGGTTTTAAGAGAACAAATTGCCAACAACAAAGGGGGAACGATCAGTATTCAGGACCTCGAGTCGGCTCTGGTCAAAACAGAGGAGGGACTACAG GCCAAAACAGAACAGGTGATAAATCAGTACAATAACCAGGTGAGAACTCTACCAAACCAGGAGGCCAGCAGATTCGACAACAATGTGGTTGCCATCGAGACAACATGGGATATGCGGAATCAGAAGAGCGCGGACCCCCGCAAGATATCAGCCCACATCTTGGGAAG AGAGAGGATGCGACAGCCCCAAGCTTCTCGCAACAATGCTCTGCTCCCCAAACGACAGAGTGTTCAAATGCCAGGGCCTACCCCTGGCCAGCAAACCAAGCACATGCTGACCTTGAGAGCTGTACTTGACCCCCAAAGTAACATGAACCGGCAAACTCTGAATGCAAACTTTGGAATCCAGCTTCCTTTGATTAACTCTAAGCAGACCTCCAAGCCCGCCTACAGCAAACCCATCATAGGCAGTACTATAGAACCTCTGGCTGTCCTACCAAAGGCCAACAGAGTGGATGCTCAG CTGGCTCCACCCCCAATCACAGAGGAGGATGCCAGGAAGGGGATAATGAGTTTGATAGAGAGGGGGCTGATCCCCCCAGCCGCTCAGCTGACCCTGGACCCCTCCCCGGTCAGGAACAGGATTGCCCCCCTACACGAGCCTCAAGTCAGACACAGACCCCCACAAACAG AGGCAGTTTCCCTGCTCTCTGGAGTCAAGCTTGACCCAGCCACCATGAAGCATGATGCCTCCAAGATGCCTGCTGTACCCCCTCACCCCAAATCTGCCTCCAGCAGTATCACCGAGACCAGGACACCCTCCGCAAAGACACGGGTCACCTCGTCGTCCTTGCGCCAAGTCAAAACCCCAGCCACGCTAAAAACCTACGAAATGCCAATACAGCCACTG CCACCACCCACCACCCCTGCCAGCGGAGACTTTAAGCAGCTGTCCCACCGCTTTGCCATTCAGAACGGTCGTACCAGGGACAGCTCCTCCGAGTTCATTGCCTTCAAGCAGCACTACTGTCTCACCTGGGGAAG CATAGTTACTATGATCAAACACATAGAGAAGATGCTGACCAGCTATGCTGTTCCTGTCGCCTTTGTCAATGGAGACAG ATTAGCAGACCTGGCCATGGAGTTTGAGTTGGAGAGGCCCCCTACAGTAGATGACCTGTTGACCGTTATCATTAACAGGGAAGATGTTGAGGCCCTGATAGGCAGACCA GGCCGCAGATTTAAAGGTCCACGTGGAAAGGACTTAGCTGCCACAAGAATCCAGTCCTCCTGGAGAATGTTCAAGGATCGGTCAGAGTATCTGGAGTATAGGAGAAGGAAGTGGGCCTCTGGTGTCATAGCAATATCCTGGATTATGCATGTCAAgatgtcaaaggtcaaggtcaaactaAAAGTGTCAAGAGAGGAGCATCTAGAAAACTTTAGAAGAAGAGCACGA AAACTTGCCATGTCTTGGGACCGAATCAAACAGCATCGTAGAACAGTTATACACATTCCATCATTAGGCCTGTCACAAGACATCAGGGATAGTATCAACGAGTTTGGAATCAGACAGAACACCCAGATGGCTCGCCTCTGTGACATAAGAG ATCCCAATGTGGACGTGATCTTTGTGTCGCCGGTCCCCCTGAGTGAGGAGACCCTGCAGTATTATTCCAAACTTCTAGGTCTGAAGTCTGCTGTGGAGTCAGGGGTGGTAGAGGACCAGTGTGACATGGGGGAGAAATACAAGATCATTGTCCCCGAGGCCATCAAGAGCTTCCCG GCCCACAGAATGTGTCTGTCTACTCTCCTGAAGTACAGCCCCCGGACTTTGAAGCGTATCAAGCACCTGATCAAGGGCTGTGATGCTTACATAGTGACGGGGGTCCCCCACAAGGATGATCTGTCCGTGGCGGATTACCTGGACGTCCCCATCCTGTCCCCAGAGCCTGAGGTAGCTCACCTGTACTCCACCAAGTCTGGCTGTAAGAGGGTGTTTGCCAGTGCTGGAGTGGAGGTTCCACCGAGTGAGTTTGATGTTTACAGTATTGGACAG CTCCATGAGTGTCTGGCTCAGCTGGTAACAGAGAACTTGACTGTGAAGCGGTGGCTGTTCAAACTGGACGATTGTTATGACGGAAGAGGAATAGGATACTGTGACATTGCGGAGCACCTGGAGTGTTACCAGTGGGCACTGAAAGAATCCAGGAGATACGGAGAGAAATGGAACAAAAAGTGGGCTCAG GAAGCAGCCTACATCAAGATCCATGCAGAAATTGCTGATGTCCTGGCAAAATATGCAAGACCAGTACATGAAGAGCTGTATGAAGACTGGTCCAAGTTCTTGGATGCATTTTTAAGTCAAG GCGGTGTCATTGAAGCCACACCTCCTTCAGACAGTATCACCTCACTGACGGTAGACATGCTGATAGAACCTACAGGTCGCGCCAATGTCCTATGTATGGGTGACCAGATTCACGCAGAGACCCCCTTCTCCTGCTGGGGGGTGTCCATGCCTCAGTCCTCAGTGGAACCTGACGTCCTCAATGCAGCCTGCAAAAAAGTGGCAGAGGCTTGCAAGTCCAGGGGCATTATTGGATATCTGTCCGTGGACTTTGTCACTTTTATTGATTCTAAGACA AATGATCAAAAGTTGTGGGCCTTGGATCTGAGTCTCCATTACAGTGACAGTTTAGCCATGTTCCAGCTGATGTCCTACGTCAGTAATGGCAAGCTGGACCTGAGCACCCACACCTTCAATGTTCCGCCACCACCACAAGTGCAGAAGAAGCGACGACGTAGGTTAGCTGGTCAGGACGATGAACCACCACCTAACACGAGTCGTTACGCAGTGATGAGCACGCGGCTACTTCACACCAATCTGGCGGTAGTACACTACAGCGTCTTCTTCCAGATGTGTAGAGCCCATGGTATTGGTTATGATATCAAG GAAAAACAAGGAACAGTATTTACCCTCCTAGATAGTTTCAACAGAGAGCATTTGGGCATGCT aACAATTGGGGACAATCTGCAAGGAGCCCTAGCAACATTTGCCAGAAACATGTCAGTTATACACCAAGAAATATCAGCACCAAACATGCAGGGAGAAACCAACTTCAAG CTTGCAATAACGGATATTGAGAGCATTCTGGGAACAACTGTAGAAAATGCTGAGGACACTGAGGCAGAGTAA